One Pseudomonas tolaasii NCPPB 2192 genomic window carries:
- the moaD gene encoding molybdopterin converting factor subunit 1 — MSINVLFFARYAEAVGFDSLEMEGEFATVEAVRQALAGDPEFAVLNETSLMCARNEELCSLDEPVQAGDEVAFFPPVTGG; from the coding sequence ATGAGCATCAACGTATTGTTTTTCGCGCGCTACGCCGAAGCGGTGGGTTTTGATTCGCTGGAGATGGAAGGCGAGTTCGCCACCGTCGAGGCGGTGCGCCAGGCGCTGGCCGGCGACCCTGAGTTTGCGGTGCTCAACGAAACCAGCCTGATGTGCGCGCGCAATGAGGAATTGTGCAGCCTCGATGAGCCGGTGCAGGCGGGCGACGAAGTGGCGTTCTTCCCGCCCGTGACCGGAGGCTGA
- the moaE gene encoding molybdopterin synthase catalytic subunit MoaE, which yields MAIRVQAQAFDPGVELNAMHAANVGVGAVVSFVGYVRDFNDGRDVSGMFLEHYPGMTEKALAKIAVEAGQRWPLLKLEVLHRIGALEPGEPIVFVGAASAHRQAAFDACAFVMDYLKTRAPFWKKENTPEGPRWVEGRSSDHAAADRWK from the coding sequence ATGGCCATTCGGGTGCAGGCCCAGGCGTTTGATCCGGGCGTTGAGCTCAATGCCATGCACGCGGCCAATGTGGGCGTGGGCGCGGTGGTGAGTTTTGTCGGCTATGTGCGCGACTTCAATGACGGCCGCGACGTGTCGGGGATGTTCCTGGAGCACTACCCCGGCATGACCGAAAAGGCCCTGGCCAAAATTGCTGTCGAAGCCGGGCAGCGCTGGCCGCTGCTCAAGCTGGAGGTGCTGCACCGCATCGGCGCGCTGGAGCCGGGCGAGCCGATCGTGTTTGTCGGCGCCGCCAGTGCCCATCGCCAGGCGGCGTTTGATGCCTGTGCCTTTGTGATGGACTACCTGAAAACCCGCGCGCCGTTCTGGAAAAAGGAAAACACCCCCGAAGGCCCGCGCTGGGTGGAAGGGCGCAGCAGCGATCATGCCGCGGCGGATCGCTGGAAGTAA
- a CDS encoding PhoH family protein, translating to MDDHGRNPSSDQPILYVLDTNVLIHDPNALLNFEEHHVAIPMIVLEELDKLKSGHHSVAAECRQAIRLIDKTLGEASPEDVEVGVPIQRGKSGPKGLLSILMSKGNEPNSLLPENLNDNKIINQLIDLHARDKDLRLVLVTKDINMRLKARACGIAAEDYSTDQLVDDVSMLSRGYHTVTGSFWDLVSKVETRQDHGRTWHQVQLIDNLPAVHINEFIIDEQGFVGWIKEIQVDKLLILDLHQEPLLHQEAWGLKPRDIYQSLALYALLDPDIHLVNLTGAAGSGKTILALAAAIEQTMVTKRYRRIIATRSVQGLDQEIGFLPGTEAEKMEPWLGAITDNLEALHMDDENTHGSVDYILSKVPLQFKSLNYIRGRSFQQSLILIDECQNLTPHQMKTIITRAGAGSKVVCLGNLAQIDTPYLSATSSGLTYLTERFKDFPNGVHIALQGVPRSILAEYAESHL from the coding sequence ATGGATGATCATGGACGTAACCCTTCTTCCGACCAGCCAATCCTTTATGTGCTTGATACCAACGTATTGATCCACGATCCAAACGCACTGCTTAACTTCGAAGAACACCACGTCGCCATCCCGATGATCGTGCTTGAGGAGCTCGACAAACTCAAAAGCGGGCACCACAGCGTGGCCGCCGAATGCCGCCAGGCCATCCGCCTGATCGACAAAACCCTGGGTGAAGCCTCACCCGAGGACGTTGAAGTCGGCGTACCGATCCAGCGTGGCAAAAGCGGGCCCAAAGGCTTGCTGTCGATTCTGATGAGCAAGGGCAACGAGCCCAACAGCCTGCTGCCGGAAAATCTGAACGACAACAAAATCATCAACCAATTGATCGACCTGCATGCGCGCGACAAGGACCTGCGCCTGGTGCTGGTGACCAAAGACATCAATATGCGCCTCAAGGCACGAGCATGTGGGATCGCTGCCGAGGACTACAGTACCGACCAGCTTGTCGACGATGTGTCGATGCTGTCCCGTGGTTACCACACGGTGACCGGCTCGTTCTGGGACCTTGTGAGCAAGGTCGAAACCCGTCAGGACCATGGCCGCACCTGGCACCAGGTACAGCTGATCGACAACCTGCCGGCCGTGCACATCAATGAATTCATCATCGACGAACAGGGGTTTGTGGGCTGGATCAAAGAGATCCAGGTCGACAAGCTGCTGATCCTCGATTTGCATCAGGAACCCCTGTTGCACCAGGAAGCCTGGGGCCTGAAACCGCGTGACATCTACCAGAGCCTGGCGCTGTATGCGCTGCTCGACCCGGACATTCACCTGGTCAACCTGACCGGCGCTGCCGGCTCGGGGAAAACCATCCTCGCCCTGGCGGCTGCCATCGAGCAGACCATGGTGACCAAACGCTATCGCCGTATTATCGCCACCCGCAGCGTGCAGGGCCTGGACCAGGAAATCGGTTTCCTGCCCGGCACCGAAGCGGAAAAAATGGAGCCGTGGCTGGGGGCGATTACCGACAACCTCGAAGCCTTGCACATGGATGACGAAAACACCCATGGCAGCGTCGATTACATCCTCAGCAAAGTGCCGTTGCAGTTCAAATCCCTCAACTACATTCGGGGTCGCAGTTTCCAGCAAAGCCTGATTTTGATCGATGAATGCCAGAACCTCACGCCGCACCAGATGAAAACCATCATCACCCGTGCCGGCGCCGGTTCCAAAGTGGTGTGCCTGGGCAACCTGGCACAGATCGACACCCCTTACCTGTCCGCGACCAGCTCCGGGCTGACTTACCTGACGGAACGTTTCAAAGACTTCCCGAACGGCGTGCACATCGCGCTGCAAGGGGTACCTCGTTCGATTCTGGCTGAATACGCCGAGTCCCATCTGTAA
- a CDS encoding alpha/beta hydrolase → MTEPLILQPAKPADACVIWLHGLGADRYDFLPVAEALQESLLSTRFVLPQAPTRPVTINGGYEMPSWYDIKAMSPARSISLEELETSAKTVMDLIEDQKRTGIDASRIFLAGFSQGGAVVYHTAFVNWEGPLGGVIALSTYAPTFSDELELSASQQRIPTLCLHGQYDEVVQNAMGRSAYEHLKTRGVTVTWQEYPMGHEVLPEEIRDIGAWLTARLG, encoded by the coding sequence ATGACCGAACCCTTGATTCTTCAGCCCGCCAAGCCCGCAGACGCCTGCGTTATCTGGTTGCATGGCCTGGGTGCCGATCGCTACGACTTTTTGCCGGTAGCCGAAGCGCTGCAGGAAAGCCTGCTGAGTACGCGCTTTGTTTTGCCCCAGGCGCCGACCCGCCCGGTGACCATCAACGGCGGCTATGAGATGCCCAGTTGGTACGACATCAAGGCCATGAGCCCGGCGCGCTCCATCAGCCTGGAAGAGTTGGAAACCTCGGCCAAAACCGTCATGGATTTGATCGAAGACCAGAAGAGAACCGGAATAGACGCTTCGCGAATTTTCCTCGCCGGCTTTTCCCAAGGGGGCGCCGTGGTCTACCACACCGCTTTTGTGAACTGGGAAGGCCCGCTGGGTGGCGTGATCGCCCTCTCCACTTACGCGCCCACCTTCAGTGATGAACTGGAGTTGTCCGCCAGCCAGCAGCGCATTCCGACGCTGTGCCTGCACGGCCAGTACGACGAAGTGGTCCAGAACGCCATGGGCCGCAGCGCCTATGAGCATTTGAAGACCCGTGGTGTCACCGTGACATGGCAGGAGTACCCAATGGGCCACGAAGTGTTACCCGAGGAGATACGCGATATCGGTGCCTGGTTGACCGCTCGCCTGGGCTGA
- the rhlB gene encoding ATP-dependent RNA helicase RhlB, with product MTVLKALKKMFGKSEAEPLAPVATAPVPTPGSRNDAKQSDRTAPVASAKKPPVTPPEPKTAGVAAAPVVAPAPKAARRERAPKPPVIPWKLEDFVVEPQEGKTRFHDFKLAPELMHAIQDLGFPYCTPIQAQVLGFTLAGKDAIGRAQTGTGKTAAFLISIITQLLQTPPPKERYMGEPRALIIAPTRELVVQIAKDAADLTKYTGLNVMTFVGGMDFDKQLKHLEARHCDILVATPGRLLDFNQRGDVHLDMVEVMVLDEADRMLDMGFIPQVRQIIRQTPPKSERQTLLFSATFTDDVMNLAKQWTTDPSIVEIEAENVASENVEQHIYAVAGADKYKLLYNLVNDNGWERVMVFANRKDEVRRIEERLVRDGVNAAQLSGDVPQHKRIKTLEGFREGKIRVLVATDVAGRGIHIDGISHVINFTLPEVPDDYVHRIGRTGRAGAAGVSISFAGEDDSYQLPSIEALLGRKISCETPPTHLLRAVERKRP from the coding sequence ATCACCGTGCTCAAAGCACTTAAGAAGATGTTCGGCAAAAGCGAGGCTGAGCCGCTCGCGCCTGTTGCCACTGCTCCTGTCCCCACGCCCGGCAGCCGCAATGACGCTAAACAGTCCGACCGGACCGCACCTGTCGCTTCTGCGAAAAAGCCGCCGGTGACACCGCCAGAGCCGAAAACCGCCGGGGTTGCCGCCGCTCCTGTCGTGGCACCCGCGCCCAAAGCGGCTCGCCGCGAGCGCGCGCCAAAGCCGCCGGTGATCCCATGGAAGCTCGAAGACTTCGTCGTCGAGCCCCAGGAAGGCAAAACCCGCTTCCATGACTTCAAGCTCGCTCCGGAACTGATGCACGCCATCCAGGACCTGGGCTTCCCGTATTGCACGCCGATTCAGGCGCAGGTATTGGGCTTCACCCTCGCCGGCAAAGACGCCATCGGCCGCGCTCAGACCGGCACCGGCAAAACCGCCGCCTTCCTGATCTCGATCATCACCCAGTTGCTGCAAACGCCACCGCCCAAGGAACGCTACATGGGCGAGCCGCGCGCACTGATCATCGCGCCAACCCGCGAACTGGTGGTGCAGATCGCCAAGGACGCGGCCGACCTGACCAAGTACACCGGCCTCAACGTGATGACGTTCGTGGGCGGCATGGACTTCGACAAGCAACTCAAGCACCTCGAAGCCCGCCATTGCGACATTCTGGTCGCCACCCCGGGCCGCCTGCTGGACTTCAACCAGCGCGGCGACGTGCACCTGGACATGGTCGAAGTGATGGTGCTGGACGAAGCCGACCGCATGCTCGACATGGGCTTCATCCCGCAAGTGCGTCAGATCATTCGCCAGACCCCGCCGAAATCCGAGCGCCAGACCCTGCTGTTCTCCGCCACCTTCACCGATGACGTGATGAACCTGGCCAAGCAATGGACCACCGACCCGTCCATCGTCGAGATCGAAGCGGAAAACGTGGCCAGCGAAAACGTCGAGCAACACATCTACGCCGTGGCCGGTGCCGACAAATACAAGCTGCTCTACAACCTGGTCAACGACAACGGCTGGGAGCGCGTGATGGTGTTCGCCAACCGCAAGGACGAAGTGCGGCGCATCGAAGAACGCCTGGTGCGCGATGGCGTCAACGCTGCGCAGCTGTCAGGCGATGTGCCGCAGCACAAACGCATCAAGACCCTGGAAGGTTTCCGCGAGGGCAAGATTCGCGTGCTGGTGGCCACCGACGTGGCCGGGCGCGGCATTCACATCGACGGTATCAGCCACGTGATCAACTTCACCCTGCCGGAAGTACCGGACGATTACGTGCACCGCATCGGCCGTACCGGCCGTGCAGGCGCGGCCGGTGTGTCGATCAGCTTTGCCGGCGAAGATGACTCGTACCAGTTGCCGTCGATCGAAGCGCTGCTGGGCCGCAAGATCAGCTGCGAAACGCCGCCGACGCACCTGTTGCGGGCTGTGGAGCGCAAGCGCCCTTAA
- a CDS encoding polysaccharide deacetylase family protein, whose amino-acid sequence MRIALLLSAFLLCLSAQAAPVDVASLDRGTWPEKLSSPALFDVASRAEILMFAHSLIASEAQDETALKQRLGLKIINLAAIDDLRRQLWQRLLENYTHAEQSCEEDASFCYLVESMDDLREQAGKFEVSDNSFYIGWAAPSHHFHERYLDELLRKAALFPQISSEIARFGDHERNGDELNDRMFLLTFDGGPAPVSGNTDWLTDYLRKQKMNATFFALGSSLQNRVERSSAADVQALYQGQCVGIQGWQYRSHSHWVDWQSSITRSAALAQNLMPENYVPLFRPPYGQRRADSQGFFQSQGLQVALWDIDSQDDPGMLKPDESAQRVLTLMLLWRKGVIVFHDTQDKARVALPLLMQATAQSGLGWQDCREAFR is encoded by the coding sequence GTGCGAATAGCGCTTTTATTGTCGGCATTCCTGCTATGCCTGAGTGCCCAAGCCGCGCCGGTAGACGTGGCCAGCCTCGACCGTGGTACCTGGCCCGAAAAACTCAGCAGCCCCGCGTTGTTCGACGTCGCCTCACGCGCCGAAATCCTGATGTTCGCTCACAGCTTGATCGCCAGCGAAGCCCAGGACGAAACCGCACTCAAACAACGCCTTGGCCTGAAAATCATCAACCTGGCCGCCATCGACGACCTGCGCCGCCAACTCTGGCAACGCCTGCTGGAAAACTATACCCACGCCGAGCAAAGCTGCGAGGAAGACGCGTCGTTCTGCTACCTGGTGGAGAGCATGGATGACCTGCGCGAGCAGGCCGGTAAATTCGAGGTCAGCGACAACTCCTTCTATATAGGCTGGGCCGCCCCCAGCCATCACTTTCACGAGCGCTACCTCGATGAACTGCTGCGCAAGGCCGCGCTGTTTCCGCAGATCAGCAGCGAAATCGCCCGCTTCGGCGATCACGAGCGCAATGGTGATGAGCTCAATGACCGGATGTTCCTGCTGACCTTCGACGGCGGCCCGGCGCCTGTCAGCGGCAATACCGATTGGCTCACCGACTACCTGCGCAAACAAAAGATGAATGCCACCTTCTTCGCCCTCGGCAGCAGCCTGCAAAACCGCGTGGAGCGCAGTTCCGCTGCCGACGTGCAGGCGTTGTACCAGGGCCAGTGCGTGGGCATTCAGGGTTGGCAGTACCGCTCCCACAGCCATTGGGTGGACTGGCAAAGCTCAATCACCCGCAGCGCGGCGCTGGCGCAGAACCTGATGCCGGAAAACTACGTGCCGCTGTTTCGCCCGCCCTATGGCCAGCGCCGGGCAGACAGTCAGGGCTTCTTTCAGTCCCAGGGTTTGCAGGTGGCGTTGTGGGACATCGATTCCCAGGACGATCCGGGCATGCTCAAGCCGGATGAGTCGGCGCAGCGCGTGCTGACGCTGATGTTGCTGTGGCGCAAAGGGGTGATTGTGTTCCACGACACCCAGGACAAGGCGCGGGTGGCATTGCCTCTGCTGATGCAGGCGACGGCGCAAAGCGGGCTGGGTTGGCAGGACTGCCGGGAAGCTTTTCGTTAA
- a CDS encoding autotransporter domain-containing protein → MDVAGNGFTLSEKRKRASRSKPIPLTPIALGLALWLGQGSMARADDPNPYTPQVLESAFRKAVASFGPNTDVYKNLRFAYADIVDLAARDFAAQSGKFDSALKQNYELQPENLTIGAMLGDTKRPLDYASRLDYYRSRLFSNSGRYTTNILDFSKAIIANLPAAKPYTYVEPGVSSNLNAQLQAGQSWAAATRDWSANAQTWKTPEAQVNSGLDRTNAYYAYALGMTGKGVNVGVLDSGILTEHFEFQGKNAQGQNRVQAVTSTGEYYATHPRYIHDTPDGEFQKGEHFSISGEYDPAINDGHGTEMSGVLGASRNGTGMHGIAFDANIFVANTGGTDDNRFQGSNDLDYNAFMASYNALAAKNVSIVNQSWGQNSRNDVENHFGNVGDSAADNLRDMTAAYRPFWEKAHAGQKTWMDAMADAARQNSFIQIISAGNDSHGANPDTNANLPFFKPDIESKFLSITGYDETSAQVYNRCGTSKWWCVMGVSGIPSTGPEGEIIPNANGTSAAAPSVSGALALVIQRFPYMTASQARDVLLTTSSLQAPDGPDTPVGSLTGGRTYDNLQPVHDAAPGTPQVPGVVSGWGLPNLQKAMQGPGQFLGSMAVALPGGTRDIWANSISDEAIRARRVEDAAEQATWAATKQQKGWLNGLPAGASADDQFEYEIGHAREQATLTRGQDLLTGSTYVGSLAKSGDGELVLEGQNTYSGSTWVRGGKLSVDGSLTSAVTVDGSAVGVRDSGNGVVTTLGGTLAGNGSVGVLTVNNGGRVAPGHSIGTLHTGNVTFNPGSVYAVEVGPNGRSDQIQSSGVATLNGGVVTVSLENSPNLLSASEARSLVGQQFSILSAAQGINGQFAAISPNYLFIGAQLSYQPNQLTLAVERNQTSFASIAQTRNERAAATAIEALGTGSPVYESLLASDSAAQAQAAFKQLSGQLHSDVAAAQMADSRYIREAVNSRLQQAQSLDSSAQIDTRDNGGWVQLLGGRNNVSGDSNASGYSSSTSGVLLGLDTEVGDGWRVGAATGYTQSHLNGESASADSDNYHLSVYGGKRFDAIALRLGGATTWHRIDSSRRVAYANQSDYDKADYNARTDQVFAEIGYTQWNLFEPFANLTYLNHQSDSFKEKGGAAALHASKQSQDATLSTLGLRAHTQVPISATSAVTLRGELGWEHQFGDTDREASLKFAGSDNAFAVNSVPVARDGAVIKASAEMALTRDTLVSLSYSGVLSNRGNNNGINAGFTFRF, encoded by the coding sequence ATGGACGTAGCAGGTAATGGCTTCACTTTGTCTGAAAAACGCAAACGCGCTTCTCGCTCCAAACCGATACCGCTCACCCCCATCGCACTCGGCCTGGCGTTATGGCTGGGCCAGGGCTCCATGGCCCGGGCAGATGACCCTAACCCCTACACCCCGCAGGTGCTGGAATCGGCGTTCAGGAAAGCGGTTGCCTCCTTTGGCCCCAATACCGACGTGTACAAAAACCTGCGGTTTGCCTACGCGGATATCGTCGATCTGGCGGCCAGGGATTTCGCCGCGCAGTCCGGCAAATTCGATTCGGCCCTCAAGCAAAACTACGAGCTGCAACCGGAAAACCTCACCATCGGCGCCATGCTGGGTGACACCAAACGCCCGCTGGACTATGCCTCGCGCCTGGATTACTACCGCAGCCGGCTGTTCAGCAACAGTGGCCGCTACACCACCAATATTCTGGATTTCTCCAAGGCGATCATCGCCAACCTGCCGGCGGCCAAGCCCTACACCTATGTGGAGCCGGGGGTGAGCAGCAACCTGAACGCGCAGTTGCAGGCGGGGCAATCCTGGGCCGCCGCCACCCGCGACTGGAGTGCCAACGCACAAACCTGGAAAACCCCGGAGGCTCAGGTCAACTCCGGCCTGGACCGCACCAACGCGTATTACGCCTATGCCTTGGGCATGACAGGCAAGGGCGTGAATGTGGGTGTGCTCGACTCGGGCATCCTCACCGAACACTTCGAGTTCCAGGGCAAGAACGCCCAGGGCCAGAACCGTGTACAGGCAGTGACGTCCACCGGCGAGTACTACGCCACCCACCCGCGCTACATCCATGACACGCCGGACGGCGAGTTCCAGAAGGGTGAGCATTTCAGCATTTCCGGCGAATACGACCCCGCCATCAACGACGGCCACGGTACGGAAATGTCCGGCGTGCTGGGCGCCAGCCGCAACGGCACCGGCATGCACGGCATTGCGTTTGACGCGAATATTTTCGTGGCCAATACCGGCGGTACCGACGACAACCGCTTTCAGGGCTCCAATGACCTGGACTACAACGCCTTCATGGCCAGCTACAACGCGCTGGCGGCGAAGAATGTGTCGATCGTCAACCAGAGTTGGGGGCAGAACTCACGCAATGACGTGGAAAACCATTTCGGCAATGTCGGCGACAGCGCCGCCGACAACCTGCGCGACATGACCGCTGCCTATCGCCCGTTCTGGGAAAAGGCCCACGCCGGGCAGAAAACCTGGATGGACGCGATGGCCGACGCCGCGCGGCAAAACAGCTTCATCCAGATTATTTCCGCCGGCAACGACAGCCACGGCGCGAACCCGGACACCAACGCCAACCTGCCGTTTTTCAAGCCGGACATCGAAAGCAAATTCCTTTCGATCACCGGTTATGACGAAACCAGCGCACAGGTCTACAACCGTTGCGGCACCTCGAAATGGTGGTGTGTGATGGGCGTTTCGGGCATTCCGTCCACCGGGCCGGAGGGTGAAATCATTCCGAATGCCAACGGCACATCGGCGGCTGCGCCCAGCGTCTCCGGGGCCCTGGCGCTGGTGATTCAGCGTTTCCCCTACATGACTGCCAGCCAGGCACGGGACGTGTTGCTGACCACGTCCAGCCTGCAAGCGCCGGACGGCCCGGACACGCCGGTCGGCAGCCTGACCGGTGGCCGCACGTACGACAATTTGCAGCCCGTACACGATGCCGCCCCGGGTACCCCGCAAGTGCCGGGTGTGGTCAGTGGCTGGGGCCTGCCCAACCTGCAAAAAGCCATGCAAGGGCCGGGGCAATTCCTCGGTTCGATGGCGGTGGCGCTGCCAGGTGGTACCCGGGATATCTGGGCCAACTCGATTTCCGATGAGGCCATTCGCGCCCGGCGCGTGGAAGACGCTGCGGAACAGGCCACCTGGGCGGCGACCAAGCAGCAGAAAGGCTGGCTCAACGGCCTGCCGGCCGGCGCCTCGGCGGATGACCAGTTCGAATACGAAATCGGCCATGCCCGGGAGCAGGCGACCTTGACGCGCGGCCAGGACTTGCTGACCGGCAGCACTTACGTCGGCAGCCTCGCCAAGTCCGGCGACGGCGAGCTGGTGCTGGAAGGGCAGAACACCTATTCGGGCAGCACCTGGGTGCGTGGCGGCAAGCTGTCGGTGGATGGCAGCCTAACTTCCGCGGTGACGGTGGACGGCAGTGCCGTGGGCGTGCGCGATTCCGGTAACGGCGTGGTGACCACGCTGGGCGGCACGCTGGCCGGCAACGGCTCGGTGGGCGTGCTCACCGTCAACAACGGTGGCCGTGTGGCGCCGGGGCATTCGATCGGCACGTTGCACACCGGCAACGTGACGTTCAACCCCGGCTCGGTGTACGCGGTCGAAGTCGGCCCCAACGGGCGCAGCGATCAGATCCAGAGCAGCGGCGTCGCCACGCTTAACGGCGGTGTGGTGACCGTGTCCCTGGAAAACAGCCCCAACCTGTTGTCCGCCAGCGAAGCGCGCAGCCTGGTCGGCCAGCAATTCAGCATCCTCAGCGCCGCCCAGGGCATCAACGGGCAGTTCGCGGCGATTTCGCCCAACTACCTGTTCATCGGTGCGCAGCTCAGCTATCAGCCGAACCAGTTGACGTTGGCGGTGGAACGCAACCAAACGAGCTTCGCCAGCATCGCGCAAACCCGCAACGAGCGGGCTGCGGCGACGGCAATCGAAGCGTTGGGCACGGGCAGTCCGGTGTATGAAAGCCTGCTGGCCTCAGACTCGGCCGCGCAGGCGCAGGCGGCGTTCAAGCAGCTTTCGGGGCAATTGCACTCGGACGTGGCGGCGGCGCAAATGGCCGACAGCCGTTACATCCGTGAGGCGGTCAACAGCCGCTTGCAGCAGGCCCAGTCGCTGGATTCCAGTGCGCAGATCGACACCCGCGATAACGGTGGCTGGGTGCAGTTGCTCGGCGGTCGCAATAACGTCAGCGGTGACAGCAATGCCAGCGGCTATTCCTCGTCCACCAGCGGCGTGTTGCTGGGGCTGGATACGGAAGTGGGCGACGGCTGGCGTGTGGGCGCGGCCACCGGTTACACCCAGAGCCACCTCAATGGCGAATCGGCTTCGGCGGACAGCGACAACTATCACCTGTCGGTGTATGGCGGTAAACGCTTCGACGCGATTGCCCTGCGGTTGGGCGGCGCCACCACCTGGCACCGTATCGACAGCTCGCGGCGCGTGGCTTATGCCAACCAATCGGATTACGACAAGGCCGACTACAACGCCCGCACCGACCAGGTATTTGCCGAAATCGGCTACACCCAGTGGAACCTGTTCGAACCCTTCGCCAACCTGACGTACTTGAACCATCAGAGCGATTCGTTCAAGGAAAAAGGCGGTGCCGCCGCCCTGCATGCCAGCAAGCAAAGCCAGGACGCCACGCTCTCGACCCTGGGCCTGCGCGCGCACACCCAGGTGCCGATCAGCGCGACGTCAGCGGTGACCCTGCGTGGTGAATTGGGCTGGGAGCATCAGTTTGGCGACACCGACCGTGAAGCCTCGCTGAAGTTTGCCGGCAGTGACAATGCCTTTGCCGTCAACAGCGTGCCCGTGGCCCGGGATGGCGCGGTGATCAAGGCCAGTGCGGAAATGGCCTTGACTCGGGACACCCTGGTGTCCTTGAGCTACAGCGGCGTGCTGTCGAACCGGGGCAACAACAACGGGATCAATGCCGGATTTACTTTCCGCTTCTGA
- the moaC gene encoding cyclic pyranopterin monophosphate synthase MoaC, with product MLTHLDSQGRAHMVDVTDKAVTFREAVAEARVRMLPETLKMIVDGAHPKGDVFAVARIAGIQAAKKTSDLIPLCHPLMLTGVKVELRAEGVDAVHILARCKLSGQTGVEMEALTAASVAALTIYDMCKAVDRGMTIEHIRLLEKLGGKSGHFKADQA from the coding sequence GTGCTGACTCATCTCGATTCCCAAGGCCGTGCCCACATGGTCGACGTCACCGACAAAGCCGTGACGTTCCGTGAGGCCGTGGCCGAAGCGCGGGTGCGCATGCTGCCCGAGACCCTGAAAATGATTGTCGATGGCGCCCACCCCAAGGGCGACGTGTTTGCCGTGGCCCGCATTGCCGGAATCCAGGCCGCCAAAAAAACCAGTGATTTGATCCCCTTGTGCCACCCGCTGATGCTCACCGGCGTCAAAGTCGAACTGCGCGCCGAGGGCGTGGACGCGGTGCATATCCTCGCGCGCTGCAAACTCAGCGGCCAGACCGGCGTGGAAATGGAAGCGCTGACCGCCGCCAGCGTGGCGGCCCTGACGATCTATGACATGTGCAAGGCCGTGGACCGCGGCATGACCATCGAACACATTCGACTGCTGGAAAAACTCGGCGGCAAGAGCGGGCACTTCAAGGCGGACCAGGCATGA
- a CDS encoding NAD(P)/FAD-dependent oxidoreductase translates to MNHADYLIIGGGIAGASAGFWLSQHARVIVLERESMPGYHSTGRSAALYIAAYGTPQVRALTLGSRAFFDHPPAGFTEHPLLTPRGEIVVDLIGDPVELQRQFLKAKAVVPQTRLLDAEDAMNMMPILRPEKVHGAFCDPTVCDIDTDALYQGYLRGIRRNGGEVHTDSEVQQLSRDAQGLWQVRTPQQHFSTPVVINAAGAWADTIAELAGVQKIGLQPKRRSAFTFAPPAGVDIQAWPELAALDGSFYMKPDAGMFLGSPANADPVEPHDVQPEELDIAMGIYHIEEATTLTIRRPTRTWAGLRSFVSDGDLVCGFDPQVEGFFWVAAQGGYGIQTSPAMGQASAALVRGEPLPEALIAVGLTEAMLSPARLNQPAL, encoded by the coding sequence ATGAACCACGCCGACTACCTCATCATCGGCGGCGGCATTGCCGGGGCGTCCGCCGGCTTCTGGCTGTCGCAACACGCACGGGTCATTGTGCTGGAGCGCGAATCCATGCCGGGCTACCACTCCACCGGTCGCTCCGCCGCGCTTTACATCGCCGCCTACGGCACACCGCAGGTACGCGCCCTGACCCTGGGCAGCCGCGCCTTCTTCGACCACCCGCCTGCCGGTTTCACCGAGCATCCCTTGCTGACACCCCGCGGCGAAATCGTGGTGGACCTGATCGGCGACCCGGTAGAACTGCAACGCCAGTTCCTGAAAGCCAAGGCAGTGGTGCCGCAAACCCGCCTGCTGGACGCCGAAGACGCCATGAACATGATGCCGATCCTGCGCCCGGAGAAGGTCCACGGTGCCTTCTGCGACCCGACCGTGTGCGACATCGACACCGACGCGCTGTATCAGGGTTACCTGCGCGGTATTCGGCGCAATGGCGGCGAGGTCCACACCGACAGCGAAGTGCAGCAATTGAGCCGTGACGCCCAAGGCTTATGGCAGGTGCGCACCCCGCAACAACATTTCAGTACGCCCGTGGTGATCAACGCCGCCGGTGCATGGGCCGATACCATCGCCGAGCTGGCGGGTGTGCAGAAGATCGGCCTGCAACCCAAACGCCGCAGCGCCTTCACCTTCGCGCCGCCTGCGGGGGTGGATATTCAGGCCTGGCCCGAGTTGGCGGCGCTGGATGGTTCTTTTTACATGAAGCCGGATGCGGGCATGTTTCTCGGCTCGCCGGCCAACGCCGATCCGGTAGAGCCCCACGACGTGCAGCCCGAAGAGCTGGACATCGCCATGGGCATCTACCACATCGAAGAAGCCACCACCTTGACCATCCGCCGCCCGACGCGAACCTGGGCGGGGCTGCGCAGTTTTGTCAGTGATGGGGACCTGGTGTGCGGGTTCGACCCGCAAGTGGAAGGGTTTTTCTGGGTGGCGGCCCAGGGCGGCTACGGTATCCAGACCTCGCCCGCCATGGGCCAGGCCAGCGCGGCGCTGGTGCGCGGCGAGCCGTTACCGGAGGCGCTGATCGCTGTGGGACTGACCGAGGCAATGCTGTCGCCCGCAAGGCTGAATCAGCCTGCTCTCTAA